A region of Nostoc sp. 'Peltigera membranacea cyanobiont' N6 DNA encodes the following proteins:
- a CDS encoding zinc-dependent dehydrogenase translates to MKAQVFRGVNQLSYEDIPVPSLEPDEVLVQVRVVGLCQSDIKKIRYPLYEPPRIFGHETAGTIAALGNNVKGWQVGQRVAVMHHIPCMRCAYCLNDNFSMCDVYKNISTTAGFNASGGGFADYVKVPGHIVENGGLIPIPDNISFEEASFVEPTNCCLKAVKKAQIAPGQTVLVTGAGPIGLMFIMLVKYFGAKAIATDLLPSRIEKALSVGAEAAFDARDADLPAKIHALTGGLGVDVTLLAVPSEKAFFQALDCTRKGGKILFFAEFPDEVEIPINPNILYRREVDLIGSYSSSYRLQNLSADIVFNQRIDVQALISDRYPLKDLSTAVEQAIAPTPDTYKILIYP, encoded by the coding sequence GTGAAAGCACAGGTATTTAGAGGCGTTAATCAACTGTCTTACGAAGATATCCCAGTTCCAAGCCTAGAACCAGATGAAGTGCTGGTACAGGTGCGGGTTGTGGGGTTGTGTCAGTCAGATATTAAGAAAATTCGTTATCCACTATACGAACCGCCGCGCATTTTTGGACATGAAACTGCCGGCACGATCGCAGCGTTAGGTAATAATGTCAAAGGTTGGCAAGTTGGACAACGGGTAGCAGTGATGCACCACATCCCTTGTATGCGTTGCGCCTACTGTCTAAATGATAATTTCTCTATGTGCGATGTCTACAAAAACATCTCCACAACCGCAGGCTTTAACGCCAGTGGCGGCGGGTTTGCTGATTATGTCAAAGTTCCAGGACATATTGTGGAAAACGGTGGGTTGATTCCCATCCCGGATAACATCAGTTTTGAAGAAGCGAGTTTTGTAGAACCAACTAACTGCTGCTTGAAAGCTGTGAAAAAAGCTCAAATTGCTCCAGGACAAACTGTATTAGTTACTGGTGCTGGGCCAATTGGGTTAATGTTTATCATGTTGGTAAAGTATTTCGGAGCAAAAGCGATCGCTACCGATTTACTACCCTCTAGAATTGAAAAAGCTTTGAGTGTCGGTGCAGAAGCGGCTTTTGATGCCCGTGATGCGGATTTACCAGCAAAAATCCATGCCCTAACCGGCGGACTTGGTGTTGATGTCACCCTGCTAGCTGTTCCGAGTGAGAAAGCCTTCTTTCAAGCACTTGATTGTACCCGCAAAGGCGGAAAAATTTTGTTTTTCGCCGAATTCCCTGATGAGGTGGAAATTCCCATTAACCCAAATATCCTCTACCGTCGGGAAGTTGACTTAATCGGTAGTTATAGCTCATCTTATCGGCTTCAGAATTTATCAGCTGATATTGTATTTAATCAGCGAATTGACGTGCAAGCATTGATAAGCGATCGCTATCCATTAAAAGATTTATCAACAGCTGTCGAGCAAGCGATCGCACCCACACCGGATACTTACAAAATCCTAATTTATCCGTAA
- the ilvB gene encoding biosynthetic-type acetolactate synthase large subunit, translating into MRSQSVSAGESLSPISLPQTENHKQSRPYNPPVQPKRASGGFALLDSLHRHGVDYIFGYPGGAILPIYDDLYKVEATGAIKHILVRHEQGAAHAADGYARATGKVGVCFGTSGPGATNLVTGIATAYMDSIPMIVVTGQVARPSIGTDAFQETDIYGITLPIVKHSYVVRDPKDMARIVAEAFHIASTGRPGPVLIDVPKDVALEEFDYVPVKPGSVKLRGYRPTVKGNPRQINAAIQLIAESRRPLLYVGGGAIASGAHEEIKELAELFNIPVTTTLMGIGAFDEHHPLALGMLGMHGTAYANFAVSDCDLLICVGARFDDRVTGKLDEFASRAKVIHIDIDPAEVGKNRVPEVPIVGDVRNVLVDLLRRCKETGVKATPNQNQEWLNLVNRWREEYPLIVPHHPDSISPQEVIVEVSSQAPHAFYTTDVGQHQMWAAQFLKNGPRRWISSAGLGTMGFGLPAAMGAKVAFPDEEVICISGDASFQMCLQELGTLAQYGINVKTIIINNGWQGMVRQWQQAFYGERYSCSNMEVGMPDVELLAKAYGIKGMIISDRSQLKDAIAEMLAHKGPVILNVHVTRDENCYPMVVPGKSNAQMVGLQKQVLKAAAEPVYCSNCNAKNAPTHNFCAECGTKL; encoded by the coding sequence GTGCGTTCACAAAGTGTCTCCGCAGGAGAATCGCTCTCCCCAATTAGTCTCCCACAAACTGAGAATCACAAACAGTCTCGTCCTTATAACCCGCCAGTCCAGCCCAAACGCGCATCTGGCGGTTTTGCCCTGCTTGACAGCCTTCATCGCCACGGCGTTGATTACATTTTTGGTTATCCTGGTGGGGCAATTCTCCCAATTTACGACGACCTGTATAAGGTGGAAGCAACTGGTGCTATTAAGCACATTCTTGTGAGACACGAACAAGGCGCAGCCCATGCCGCAGACGGTTACGCCCGTGCTACCGGGAAGGTAGGAGTATGCTTTGGTACTTCTGGCCCAGGAGCAACTAACTTGGTGACAGGAATCGCCACCGCCTACATGGATTCAATCCCGATGATTGTGGTTACAGGGCAGGTAGCGCGTCCATCCATTGGGACAGATGCCTTTCAGGAAACCGATATTTACGGGATTACACTACCCATCGTCAAGCACTCTTATGTAGTGCGTGACCCCAAAGATATGGCGCGAATTGTCGCCGAAGCATTCCACATCGCTAGTACTGGGCGACCGGGGCCAGTTTTGATTGATGTCCCCAAGGATGTAGCTTTAGAAGAATTTGACTATGTACCTGTAAAACCAGGTTCAGTCAAATTACGCGGTTATCGTCCCACGGTGAAGGGAAATCCCCGGCAAATTAATGCCGCGATTCAGTTGATTGCTGAAAGTCGCCGTCCTCTACTATATGTTGGTGGTGGCGCGATCGCATCTGGTGCCCATGAAGAAATTAAAGAACTAGCTGAATTATTCAACATCCCTGTCACCACAACATTAATGGGGATCGGTGCATTTGACGAACATCATCCCTTAGCTTTGGGAATGTTGGGGATGCACGGCACTGCTTACGCTAACTTCGCCGTTAGTGATTGTGACTTGTTAATTTGCGTCGGCGCTAGATTTGACGATCGCGTTACAGGCAAGTTAGACGAATTCGCCTCCCGCGCTAAAGTAATTCACATCGACATCGATCCGGCAGAAGTCGGCAAAAACCGCGTTCCCGAAGTGCCCATCGTCGGCGATGTGCGGAACGTATTAGTAGACTTGTTGCGTCGCTGCAAAGAAACAGGCGTTAAAGCCACACCTAATCAAAACCAAGAGTGGTTAAATTTAGTAAATCGTTGGCGCGAAGAATATCCTCTAATAGTGCCGCACCATCCCGACAGCATTTCGCCCCAAGAAGTAATTGTAGAAGTCAGTAGCCAAGCACCCCACGCTTTCTACACTACAGATGTCGGACAACATCAAATGTGGGCAGCCCAATTCCTCAAGAACGGCCCAAGGCGCTGGATTTCTAGCGCTGGTCTGGGGACAATGGGTTTTGGCTTACCTGCGGCAATGGGTGCTAAAGTAGCGTTTCCTGATGAAGAAGTGATTTGTATCAGTGGCGATGCCAGTTTCCAAATGTGTTTGCAGGAATTAGGAACCCTTGCACAGTATGGGATAAATGTCAAGACAATAATTATCAATAACGGCTGGCAAGGGATGGTACGCCAGTGGCAGCAAGCCTTTTATGGCGAGCGTTATTCATGCTCAAATATGGAAGTAGGGATGCCAGACGTAGAGTTATTGGCAAAAGCCTATGGCATTAAGGGTATGATAATTAGCGATCGCAGTCAATTAAAAGATGCGATCGCCGAAATGCTAGCACATAAAGGGCCAGTAATCTTAAATGTCCACGTCACCAGAGACGAAAACTGCTATCCAATGGTAGTCCCTGGTAAGAGCAACGCTCAAATGGTCGGCTTGCAGAAGCAAGTGCTGAAAGCAGCAGCAGAGCCAGTGTATTGTAGCAACTGCAACGCCAAAAATGCTCCTACCCACAACTTCTGTGCTGAGTGTGGGACAAAGCTGTAA
- a CDS encoding GNAT family N-acetyltransferase, with product MTIRHATETDLPAIVAIYNAAIPSRIATADLEPISVESRLLWFKARSPSQRPLWVIEVEGVIAGWLSFQSFYGRPAYNTTAEISIYIAPHFHRCGLGRQLLAQAISESPSLGLNTLLCFIFAHNQPSLKLFETFGFQHWGHLPKVAEIDSIECDLVIMGLRIIDIPTD from the coding sequence ATGACTATTCGCCATGCGACTGAAACTGACTTGCCTGCAATTGTGGCAATTTATAATGCTGCAATTCCTAGCCGCATAGCAACTGCTGATTTAGAGCCAATATCTGTGGAAAGTCGCCTTCTTTGGTTTAAGGCGCGATCGCCTTCACAACGCCCGCTTTGGGTTATCGAAGTAGAGGGAGTAATTGCTGGATGGCTTAGTTTTCAATCCTTTTATGGGCGGCCCGCCTATAATACGACTGCCGAAATTAGTATTTATATAGCTCCTCACTTTCATCGGTGTGGTTTGGGACGACAACTATTAGCACAAGCTATTAGCGAAAGCCCTAGTTTGGGTTTAAATACCCTACTATGCTTCATTTTTGCCCACAATCAGCCCAGTTTAAAACTTTTTGAAACATTTGGTTTTCAACATTGGGGACATTTACCTAAAGTTGCCGAAATTGACAGCATTGAATGCGATTTAGTCATCATGGGACTCCGAATTATTGACATTCCCACAGATTAA
- a CDS encoding DUF3137 domain-containing protein — protein MSKFNSAQNQELLNGIVKLLEHKNYNLVLQILEKFFQNNPETNTKEYLYAQVLLLDAYLYNGSFDKAINLCQELSNSKHQTTKILAQRYLGEIFPETKPPETKLSLNSTESSLTFAQAAELLNTGYQAIAKKRYKEAIRALNIFCQAASPTTNEYFKAHKLLIKAYQENGQINQAIALCQELLLNEHEQTRRWARKLLFTDLFTDNIDVSATSQNPTESEVKLQTTSETFSEEPELVIEKFTPKTLKEFKVFCQKNLLGELKVFESRRKQVLISIFIAHIIFLSIVIALLKIFPLISYFLKVNAENTIYFEIGSRIIVIPFLFIFLSCNYLLVFLLLFWIWIIFYSAAFETFSSPYKSKMSEKIFTFINKRDTLIYKNNSSVLDAKNIINSFDRSQLFQGIIKPNNIIQNNYIYGRLSGVDIHFSNIRAESELKHSWRNPLDIPSVTILRAETIYSGWYLLYFCTLVLPFTFYLFFLVFRLIKIIPYIFSGILQGKNIDYKKFEAEVFRNQFTRASVVFKGFFFKAKFNKNLRTVTIVQPKFINANINTINLGKKQIIKLEDPEFAKFFTVYGDDQIEARYVLSTNLMDKIVNFRKKTNRNIYISFVDDMIYIAIEEAVENNLFEPNLYKSVLSFAPLREYFETLNLMLGIVEDLNLDRHIWHKPTSN, from the coding sequence ATGTCTAAATTTAATTCTGCACAAAATCAGGAATTATTAAACGGAATAGTGAAATTGTTAGAACATAAAAACTATAATTTAGTGCTTCAGATATTGGAAAAGTTTTTCCAAAATAATCCAGAAACCAATACAAAAGAATATTTGTATGCGCAAGTATTGCTTTTAGACGCATATCTATATAATGGAAGCTTTGACAAGGCGATTAACTTATGCCAAGAACTAAGTAATAGTAAACATCAAACTACTAAAATTTTAGCACAGCGCTATCTCGGTGAAATATTTCCAGAAACTAAACCTCCAGAAACAAAATTATCGCTAAATTCAACCGAAAGTTCACTTACTTTTGCACAAGCCGCTGAACTTCTAAACACTGGATATCAAGCTATTGCTAAAAAACGTTATAAAGAAGCAATTCGAGCATTGAATATTTTTTGTCAAGCTGCTTCTCCGACTACAAATGAATATTTTAAAGCACACAAATTGCTAATAAAAGCATATCAGGAGAATGGGCAAATTAATCAGGCGATCGCTCTGTGTCAGGAACTCCTGCTTAACGAACATGAACAAACAAGAAGATGGGCAAGAAAACTTTTATTTACAGACCTATTTACAGATAATATTGATGTATCTGCAACTTCCCAAAACCCTACTGAATCAGAAGTTAAGCTACAAACAACAAGCGAAACCTTCTCCGAAGAACCCGAACTAGTTATTGAAAAATTTACACCAAAAACATTAAAGGAATTCAAAGTATTTTGTCAGAAAAATCTATTGGGTGAATTAAAAGTATTTGAATCTCGTAGGAAACAAGTTTTAATATCTATTTTTATCGCTCATATAATTTTTTTATCTATTGTAATTGCCCTACTTAAGATTTTTCCACTTATATCTTATTTTCTTAAGGTTAATGCTGAAAATACTATATATTTTGAAATTGGCTCTAGGATAATAGTTATACCATTTTTATTTATATTTTTATCTTGCAATTACTTATTAGTTTTTTTGTTGCTTTTTTGGATTTGGATAATTTTTTATAGCGCAGCATTTGAAACATTTTCTAGCCCATATAAATCAAAAATGTCTGAGAAAATCTTCACTTTTATTAATAAAAGAGACACGTTAATATATAAAAATAATTCTTCCGTACTAGATGCCAAAAATATTATAAATAGCTTTGATCGCAGCCAACTATTTCAAGGGATTATAAAACCGAACAATATTATACAAAATAATTATATTTATGGCAGACTGAGCGGTGTTGATATCCATTTTTCTAATATTCGTGCAGAATCAGAATTAAAACACTCTTGGAGAAATCCTTTAGATATTCCATCGGTTACAATTCTCCGAGCAGAAACTATTTATTCAGGTTGGTATTTGTTATACTTTTGTACTCTTGTTTTACCATTTACGTTTTATTTGTTTTTTTTAGTTTTTAGATTGATAAAAATAATTCCATATATATTTAGCGGTATTTTGCAAGGTAAAAATATTGATTACAAAAAATTTGAAGCTGAAGTTTTTAGAAATCAATTTACCCGTGCAAGTGTAGTCTTCAAAGGATTCTTTTTTAAAGCTAAATTTAATAAAAATCTCAGAACTGTTACAATCGTTCAGCCAAAATTTATTAATGCTAACATTAATACTATTAATCTTGGTAAAAAACAGATAATTAAATTAGAAGATCCAGAATTTGCTAAATTTTTCACTGTTTATGGTGATGACCAAATAGAAGCACGTTATGTCTTATCTACTAATTTAATGGATAAAATAGTTAATTTTCGCAAGAAAACCAACAGGAATATTTACATTTCCTTTGTTGATGACATGATATACATAGCCATTGAAGAAGCAGTAGAAAATAATCTATTTGAACCTAATCTATATAAAAGTGTGTTAAGCTTTGCACCTTTAAGAGAATATTTTGAAACTCTCAACTTGATGTTGGGAATTGTTGAAGACTTAAATCTTGATAGACATATTTGGCACAAACCTACATCAAATTGA
- a CDS encoding TerD family protein, which translates to MGINLQKGQHISLSKEAPGLKKLICGLGWDIGKRSGGGFFGVFGNTQDCDLDASVICLDQKGKITDTDNVIYFANLSHKSGAITHLGDNLTGAGAGDDEQIIVDLTRLPKEIVKLVFTVNIYDCIARKQEFAQVQNAFVRLVNTSNNQEVAKYNLSGSEYKGMTGMIMAEIYNHNNEWKMAAIGNGINVNGLQGLMKVYA; encoded by the coding sequence ATGGGAATCAACCTACAAAAAGGGCAGCATATCTCACTTTCTAAAGAAGCTCCTGGGCTAAAAAAGCTGATTTGTGGACTAGGCTGGGATATAGGAAAACGTTCTGGTGGCGGTTTTTTTGGTGTTTTCGGTAATACTCAAGACTGTGACTTAGATGCTTCTGTAATCTGTTTAGATCAAAAAGGAAAGATAACAGATACAGATAATGTTATTTACTTTGCAAACTTATCACACAAATCAGGGGCTATTACCCATTTGGGTGATAATCTCACGGGTGCAGGAGCAGGTGATGACGAGCAGATTATTGTAGATTTAACTCGACTACCAAAAGAGATTGTCAAACTAGTTTTTACGGTTAACATTTACGACTGTATTGCTCGTAAACAAGAATTTGCACAGGTACAAAATGCCTTTGTGCGACTGGTCAATACATCTAACAATCAAGAGGTTGCTAAGTATAATTTATCTGGGTCTGAATACAAAGGAATGACCGGGATGATTATGGCTGAAATTTACAATCACAATAACGAGTGGAAAATGGCAGCTATTGGTAACGGCATTAATGTTAATGGTTTACAAGGACTTATGAAAGTCTATGCCTAA
- a CDS encoding tellurite resistance TerB family protein gives MSQRKLPKGRSVSSVALEPEVAIAIIGLFSAAADGEGISSTEEYALSEFLSRVDLFEDYSDEDFEELTEKVVNLIEEEEPEDLIAQSIESLPNRGYREAAYIAAILVVGIDEEVPESEQDYISELQEALKISDERAQELIDGVFGEEEEEEEEDEEE, from the coding sequence ATGTCTCAACGCAAATTGCCCAAAGGACGTAGTGTTAGTTCAGTTGCTCTGGAACCAGAAGTTGCGATCGCAATTATTGGACTGTTTTCCGCCGCTGCTGACGGTGAAGGCATTTCTTCAACAGAAGAATATGCTTTAAGTGAATTTCTCAGTCGGGTTGACTTATTTGAAGATTACTCTGACGAAGACTTTGAAGAATTGACCGAAAAAGTTGTCAATTTGATTGAAGAAGAAGAACCAGAAGATTTAATCGCTCAGTCCATCGAATCCTTGCCCAATAGAGGTTATCGGGAAGCTGCATACATCGCAGCTATCTTAGTGGTGGGGATTGACGAAGAAGTACCTGAAAGTGAGCAAGATTATATCTCTGAGCTTCAGGAAGCCTTAAAGATTTCAGACGAGCGGGCACAAGAACTTATAGACGGAGTGTTCGGGGAAGAAGAAGAGGAAGAAGAGGAAGACGAAGAGGAATAA
- a CDS encoding MFS transporter — MFPTEPAAVNNGFGALLKNRGFMLLWIGQLVSQLADKVFFLMLVDLVVDKNSIYLPPLGVGKESMYPILMVAFTIPAVLFGSAGGVFVDRIPKKLIMVGSDILRGLLVIGLAFLPRNFHILLLITFGVSTITQFFAPAEQAAIPLLVRREGLIAANALFTSTMMGALIVGFLLGDPLLSLAETGIAKEYGPELVVALLYLFSAVIMLPIHFREKKSASEAQGDRIDLWADFKEGLRYLKKNRLVLNAMLQTTVLYCVFAALMVLALPLAEKFGLQGKQSGRFIAAVGIGIVIGAGILGHLGDKTHHKPLPLMGFLGMALILALVPFTNSQGIAIGFCVLLGVSGSLIGVPMQTLIQQQTPPIMHGKVFGFQNHAVNIALSAPLAITGWLNQEFGLRIVLIAMSLVVAVVGVWTWRNTRNVLQDVL; from the coding sequence ATGTTTCCAACTGAACCGGCTGCTGTTAATAACGGGTTTGGCGCACTGCTAAAAAACCGTGGTTTTATGCTTCTGTGGATTGGGCAACTAGTGTCCCAGTTAGCAGATAAAGTCTTCTTTTTAATGTTGGTCGATTTGGTAGTAGACAAAAACAGTATCTACCTTCCTCCTTTGGGGGTAGGAAAAGAATCGATGTACCCGATTTTGATGGTAGCGTTTACCATCCCAGCAGTTTTATTTGGTTCAGCAGGAGGTGTATTTGTCGATCGCATACCAAAAAAGCTAATCATGGTAGGCTCTGATATCTTACGCGGATTATTAGTCATCGGACTTGCCTTTTTACCAAGGAATTTCCATATACTTCTTCTCATTACCTTTGGGGTTTCTACCATTACCCAATTTTTTGCCCCAGCCGAACAAGCTGCAATTCCTTTACTCGTGCGGCGAGAGGGTTTAATAGCAGCCAATGCGCTGTTTACTAGCACAATGATGGGTGCTTTAATTGTCGGTTTTTTGTTAGGAGATCCGCTGCTGAGTTTGGCTGAAACTGGTATAGCTAAAGAGTATGGCCCAGAGTTAGTAGTGGCGTTGTTATACCTATTCTCGGCTGTAATTATGCTCCCGATTCACTTTCGGGAAAAAAAATCAGCTAGTGAAGCTCAAGGCGATCGCATCGATCTTTGGGCTGACTTTAAAGAAGGCTTACGCTACCTGAAGAAAAACCGTTTGGTATTAAATGCCATGTTGCAAACTACAGTTTTATACTGCGTCTTTGCAGCTTTAATGGTACTTGCGCTTCCCTTAGCAGAAAAGTTTGGTTTACAAGGCAAACAATCTGGACGCTTTATTGCCGCAGTTGGAATCGGTATAGTCATTGGTGCAGGCATTTTGGGTCATTTGGGCGATAAAACACATCACAAACCTTTACCTTTGATGGGCTTTTTGGGTATGGCGCTGATTTTGGCTTTGGTTCCCTTTACCAATAGTCAAGGAATAGCAATCGGATTTTGTGTCTTATTGGGTGTGAGTGGTTCCCTAATTGGTGTACCAATGCAAACTCTAATTCAACAGCAGACTCCACCAATTATGCATGGTAAGGTCTTTGGCTTTCAAAATCATGCCGTTAACATCGCTCTTTCTGCACCACTGGCGATTACAGGCTGGTTAAATCAAGAGTTTGGCTTGCGAATTGTCCTGATCGCAATGAGTCTCGTGGTTGCAGTTGTCGGTGTTTGGACTTGGAGAAATACCCGCAATGTCTTGCAAGACGTACTTTAA
- a CDS encoding TerD family protein, with product MSINLSKGERINLSKEAPSLNNAGIGLGWDVNVTDTGTVFDLDASIFMLGANGKIPNEKYFVFYNNSQSPDGSVKHEGDSRTGEGIGDDETIQVDLSKVDASVQEIVFVVTIHEAEQRKQNFGQVRNSFIRIYDNTTEKQIAKYELDEDASAETAIEFGKLYRKDGEWRFQAVGAGYKSGLQSFVDRYAA from the coding sequence ATGTCAATTAACCTAAGCAAAGGCGAAAGAATTAATCTTTCAAAAGAAGCACCAAGTTTGAATAATGCTGGAATTGGTTTAGGATGGGATGTCAACGTTACAGATACAGGTACAGTGTTTGACCTTGATGCTTCTATATTTATGTTAGGTGCTAACGGAAAAATTCCTAATGAAAAATACTTTGTATTCTATAATAACTCACAATCACCAGATGGTTCTGTAAAACATGAAGGAGATAGTAGAACAGGAGAGGGTATAGGAGACGATGAGACGATTCAAGTTGATTTGAGCAAAGTTGATGCTTCAGTTCAAGAAATAGTTTTTGTCGTCACCATACATGAAGCAGAGCAAAGAAAGCAAAACTTTGGACAAGTAAGAAACTCGTTTATTAGAATTTATGACAACACCACAGAAAAACAAATTGCTAAGTATGAATTAGATGAAGATGCTTCCGCAGAAACTGCAATTGAATTTGGTAAGCTTTATCGAAAAGATGGGGAATGGAGATTTCAAGCTGTCGGGGCTGGTTATAAATCAGGGCTTCAAAGTTTTGTAGATCGATACGCCGCTTAG
- the dacB gene encoding D-alanyl-D-alanine carboxypeptidase/D-alanyl-D-alanine endopeptidase: MTRKISFGLMLLFLGTQIGVTQPAAKAQTPVAPTTTTKSICSTQLGTAIDAVINRPLFSRVRWGILVQPLSTGSTLYSRDAQKYFIPASNLKLLTTAAALQELGANFRIRTSIYQNGNGVLRVVGRGDPSLSDTQLQTLAQQLKQKGITQIQRLIADDSYIQGDIVNPTWQWEDVQSDYGAPVSSFILNQNIFSLKLVPQAVGKSLQVVWIDPGEAKQWRTINQSVTVAQNQSTYVNVTRELSGTALRIQGQLTTNSEPSLIDLPVVDPNYYFLRRFRAALATEKIALGQTLVVTGGVHQEEIAFVDSPPLSELLMETLQNSNNLYAEALLRALAGEKPRVKTKTSADIGLDVVKANLTRLGVDPTNYILVDGSGLSRRDLVTPEAFVQTLRGMARTPAGYVYRASLPMAGKSGTLKNRFENTSAEGIVQAKTGTLTGVVSLSGYMNAPKYEPLVFSIIVNQSEQPATVVRQAIDEIVVLLTQLRRC; encoded by the coding sequence ATGACTAGAAAAATTTCTTTTGGCTTAATGCTGCTGTTCCTGGGTACTCAAATTGGTGTTACCCAGCCAGCAGCTAAAGCACAAACCCCAGTTGCACCAACAACTACCACAAAATCAATTTGCTCTACCCAATTGGGAACAGCTATAGATGCTGTAATCAATCGTCCTTTATTTAGTCGGGTGCGCTGGGGAATTTTGGTACAACCTCTGTCAACGGGGTCAACTCTTTATAGTCGGGATGCTCAGAAATATTTTATTCCCGCATCTAACCTCAAGTTGCTGACAACAGCAGCTGCATTGCAAGAATTGGGTGCTAATTTTCGGATTCGCACCTCTATTTATCAAAATGGCAATGGTGTTTTACGTGTTGTTGGTAGGGGAGATCCCAGTTTAAGTGATACTCAACTGCAAACATTAGCACAGCAGCTAAAACAGAAGGGTATTACTCAAATTCAGCGATTGATAGCTGATGATAGTTATATTCAAGGTGATATTGTTAACCCCACCTGGCAATGGGAAGATGTGCAGTCAGACTATGGCGCACCAGTCAGTAGCTTTATTCTAAATCAAAATATTTTTAGTTTAAAACTTGTACCGCAGGCTGTAGGTAAATCTTTACAAGTGGTGTGGATCGATCCTGGTGAGGCAAAACAGTGGCGGACAATTAATCAGTCAGTAACAGTTGCACAAAATCAATCAACCTACGTCAACGTTACCCGTGAATTATCAGGAACAGCATTACGAATTCAAGGACAACTAACAACAAATTCTGAACCGTCTTTAATAGATTTGCCTGTAGTTGACCCTAATTATTACTTCTTACGGCGCTTCCGTGCTGCTTTGGCAACAGAAAAAATTGCTTTGGGGCAAACATTAGTCGTAACTGGTGGCGTTCATCAAGAGGAAATAGCATTTGTAGACTCGCCACCTTTATCTGAATTATTAATGGAAACTCTTCAGAATAGTAATAATCTTTATGCTGAGGCACTACTAAGAGCATTAGCTGGGGAAAAACCCAGAGTCAAAACTAAGACTAGCGCTGATATCGGTTTAGATGTTGTCAAAGCAAATTTAACTCGATTGGGAGTTGATCCAACAAATTATATCTTAGTAGATGGTTCGGGTTTATCACGTCGGGACTTAGTGACACCAGAAGCTTTTGTACAAACTTTGCGAGGAATGGCAAGAACACCAGCAGGATATGTGTATCGTGCATCTTTACCTATGGCGGGTAAAAGTGGAACCTTGAAAAACCGTTTTGAAAACACATCTGCTGAGGGGATTGTGCAAGCAAAAACAGGTACGTTAACGGGTGTTGTTTCTCTATCAGGATATATGAATGCGCCTAAATATGAGCCGTTAGTTTTTAGTATTATTGTGAATCAATCAGAGCAGCCTGCAACTGTTGTGCGCCAAGCTATTGATGAGATTGTTGTGTTATTAACGCAATTGCGGCGTTGTTAA
- a CDS encoding LemA family protein, with product MIIFIISFISLLLIVYIASYNSIIYKKNQVDNAFFSVDVILQKRSDLIPRLVTLVQIYMQFEQKTLIEISRLRSTITSKNLSNNSRVAVEDQISRTLNKIIVAVEAYPELKANDHFIQLQYSLNEVEEQLSAARRFYNSAVTEYNNAVEMFPTNIIASGMKYQLKLQFKANLQARENVNIQINPK from the coding sequence ATGATTATTTTTATAATTAGCTTTATATCTTTATTGCTAATAGTCTATATCGCCTCCTACAATAGTATAATTTATAAAAAAAATCAAGTTGATAATGCTTTTTTTAGCGTTGATGTGATTCTACAAAAAAGAAGCGATTTAATACCTAGACTTGTTACCTTAGTTCAAATATATATGCAATTTGAGCAAAAAACATTGATAGAAATTAGCAGGCTCAGAAGTACAATAACTTCAAAAAATTTAAGTAATAATAGCCGAGTTGCCGTAGAAGACCAAATTTCGAGAACGTTAAACAAAATTATAGTAGCAGTGGAAGCATATCCCGAATTAAAAGCAAACGACCATTTTATCCAACTACAATATTCATTGAATGAAGTAGAAGAACAACTTTCCGCCGCTAGGAGATTTTATAACTCTGCCGTAACTGAATACAATAACGCTGTAGAAATGTTTCCGACAAACATTATAGCTTCGGGGATGAAATATCAATTAAAATTGCAGTTTAAAGCTAATCTTCAAGCTAGAGAAAATGTAAATATTCAAATAAATCCTAAGTAA